Proteins from a genomic interval of Candidatus Hydrogenedentota bacterium:
- a CDS encoding NifU family protein gives MAWFSKVFAPKTPNPEPEPRPPLRFEEDPPKRVVNAPVMPEEPQRESGMPAPRIRARLDAEGRECLLMLESPLLAGNWSFFAPDRDTAFSFSPLAGALFEEGGVESVLVLGMTVLVRQSGENDRDITAFARAMGTRLRAHLASGHPAVLPEFFDIVPDGEALKTLVNQALEREINPGIASHGGEITLESVAGNTVRISMGGGCQGCAASDITLRRGVEKAIRAYAPAVGAVVDVTDHEAGRNPYYTSMP, from the coding sequence ATGGCATGGTTTTCAAAAGTGTTTGCCCCAAAGACGCCCAACCCGGAACCCGAACCCCGCCCGCCGCTTCGGTTCGAGGAGGACCCGCCCAAACGTGTGGTGAACGCGCCGGTGATGCCCGAAGAGCCGCAGCGGGAATCCGGCATGCCGGCCCCGCGCATCCGCGCGCGGCTGGACGCCGAAGGCCGGGAGTGCCTGCTCATGCTGGAGTCGCCGCTGCTCGCGGGCAACTGGTCCTTTTTCGCCCCGGACCGGGACACGGCGTTCTCTTTCTCACCCTTGGCGGGAGCCCTCTTCGAGGAGGGCGGCGTGGAATCGGTTCTTGTCCTCGGCATGACGGTTTTGGTCCGTCAGTCCGGGGAGAATGACCGGGATATCACCGCTTTTGCCCGCGCCATGGGCACACGCTTGAGGGCTCACCTGGCCTCCGGCCACCCCGCCGTGCTTCCGGAATTTTTTGACATTGTTCCGGACGGGGAAGCCCTGAAAACCCTGGTCAATCAGGCGTTGGAACGGGAAATCAACCCCGGAATCGCCTCGCATGGCGGGGAAATCACCCTCGAGTCGGTGGCGGGCAACACGGTGCGCATTTCAATGGGCGGCGGCTGCCAGGGCTGCGCCGCCTCAGACATCACCCTGCGGCGCGGCGTTGAAAAGGCCATCCGGGCATATGCCCCCGCCGTGGGCGCCGTGGTGGATGTGACGGACCATGAGGCGGGACGGAACCCCTATTACACAAGCATGCCCTGA
- a CDS encoding fucose isomerase — protein MAKKNTVYLVSNGDARNPACMAGWPLQEATMAQVRKALKKLGRDSVVLPKYDEKRKHGFIMRQCEGTAAFREIDPEAPVIVVLNIWAYAHHVAGPLQTHRGPVMLLANFDGTWPGLVALLNHSASLDRLNIKHARLWSETFSDDPFFMGKLEEWCNTGAVKHAASHMTDGAKVKVSAEAEGFGKNLADTIRGERRIMGQFDPGCMGMLNAVLDPAKIGAAGMPIEYLNQSDLVAEMNLVSDEEAQKCLDWLLKKGAQFHWGVNKFTSLTYEQVLSQMKMYVAACRFTERYGLAALGIPYQLGLVRCVPASDLVEGMLNNADRPPVKDPETKAVVHAGKPIPHFNEGDLGAGVPQLLMKEIYERKGMPSETTLHDVRWGREFDGKFVWVFLISGGAPPAHFGGWKNTHVHRQPALYFPLGGGTCSGVSKPGVITWARCWEAYGVLGMDCGTGEVLELPEAELQDRLRRTTPEWPIANVHIPGYDRNELMASHMSNHIVMGYGDILQELVATCRNLGFKVRVGGAAGKALAK, from the coding sequence ATGGCGAAGAAAAACACGGTGTATCTGGTGTCCAACGGGGACGCGCGGAATCCGGCCTGCATGGCGGGCTGGCCCCTTCAGGAGGCGACCATGGCGCAGGTGCGCAAGGCGCTTAAAAAACTGGGCCGGGACAGCGTGGTGCTCCCGAAGTACGACGAGAAGCGGAAGCACGGCTTCATCATGCGCCAGTGCGAGGGCACGGCGGCCTTCCGGGAAATTGACCCCGAGGCGCCGGTCATTGTCGTGCTGAACATCTGGGCCTACGCGCACCATGTGGCGGGGCCGCTCCAGACCCACCGCGGCCCCGTGATGCTGCTGGCGAATTTTGACGGGACCTGGCCGGGGCTGGTGGCGCTGCTGAACCACTCGGCGTCCCTGGACCGGCTGAACATCAAACACGCGCGGCTGTGGAGCGAGACCTTCAGCGACGACCCGTTCTTCATGGGCAAACTGGAGGAGTGGTGCAACACGGGCGCGGTCAAGCATGCGGCCTCGCACATGACGGACGGCGCCAAGGTGAAGGTGTCCGCGGAGGCGGAGGGTTTCGGCAAAAATCTCGCGGACACCATCCGGGGCGAGCGGCGCATCATGGGCCAGTTTGACCCCGGCTGCATGGGGATGCTGAACGCGGTGCTGGACCCCGCGAAGATCGGCGCGGCGGGCATGCCGATTGAGTACCTCAACCAGAGCGATCTGGTGGCGGAGATGAACCTCGTCAGCGACGAGGAGGCGCAGAAGTGCCTGGACTGGCTGCTGAAGAAGGGGGCGCAGTTCCACTGGGGCGTGAACAAGTTCACCTCGCTCACCTACGAGCAGGTGCTGTCCCAGATGAAGATGTACGTGGCGGCCTGCCGCTTCACCGAGCGCTACGGCCTGGCCGCCCTGGGCATCCCGTACCAGTTGGGCCTGGTGCGCTGCGTGCCCGCGTCGGACCTGGTCGAGGGCATGCTGAACAATGCGGACCGGCCCCCGGTGAAGGACCCCGAGACCAAGGCCGTGGTGCATGCGGGGAAGCCGATTCCGCACTTCAACGAGGGCGACCTGGGCGCGGGCGTGCCGCAGTTGCTGATGAAGGAAATTTACGAGCGGAAGGGCATGCCCTCCGAGACCACGCTGCACGACGTGCGCTGGGGCCGCGAGTTCGACGGCAAGTTTGTCTGGGTCTTCCTCATTTCCGGCGGCGCCCCCCCGGCGCATTTCGGCGGGTGGAAGAACACCCATGTTCACCGCCAGCCCGCGCTGTACTTCCCCCTGGGCGGTGGCACCTGCTCGGGCGTGTCGAAGCCCGGCGTGATTACCTGGGCGCGCTGCTGGGAGGCCTACGGGGTGCTGGGCATGGACTGCGGCACGGGCGAGGTGCTGGAGCTGCCCGAGGCGGAGCTGCAGGACCGGCTGCGGCGGACCACCCCCGAGTGGCCCATCGCCAACGTGCACATTCCGGGCTATGACCGGAACGAACTGATGGCGTCGCACATGTCCAACCACATTGTGATGGGTTACGGGGACATTCTCCAGGAGCTGGTGGCCACCTGCCGCAATTTGGGCTTCAAAGTCCGTGTGGGCGGCGCCGCAGGCAAGGCGCTGGCGAAGTAA
- a CDS encoding PAS domain S-box protein translates to MARSVFVRVLRDWLIRHRLAAFFPGLMLELFAGWIATTKLGKVTTADEWTSLLAAAMLVSATMWALSSIRRVTLSLVIASASVVLGKLLGIARETKYFNDWPLIGIDSDYSMMLPGVCFLVGFLIILYNVFRWASSISQAKNELEERNAELLREKVEREKARAALEESERMLHLVIESIPEAVWWKDLESRYIGCNQHLADMMGESSPGALFGKKDSDYPNLTDHVAEYIAGDRQVIEENKPLIGVVEQVRFPDGAVRHVRTNKVPLHDMTGHVMGVLGTCEDITERRQMEEERARLATALDQSDESIIITDPGGVIQYVNPATEHSTGYTSEELIGRTPRILRTDVHSADFYKTLWDTILRGEVWHGLFVNRRKDGTLYEEQATISPVRNERGDIINFVALKRDVTEERRLERQLRQAQKMEAIGQLAGGIAHDFNNLLQIVSGYVEMAMGGVPPEEKVGRQLRNAHDAISRGARLVRQLLLFGRQQVVEPETLDLNVVVSEMLKMLRRIIGEQIELVFKPSYSPAVVFADHGQMEQVLMNLCLNARDAMSGGGQITLETGTMRVDERLIAEFPWANTGEYIFLSVTDTGTGMPPGVVEHIFEPFFSTKEVGKGTGLGLATVYGIVRQHKGVITVKSSPERGSVFTLCLPAAAVENDDIPSEEGPFLEDAFDIPGGEETLLVAEDEPLVREVAVEFLTQAGYRVLTAGDGEEAMQVYDANAGDIRMIITDVIMPKANGRQVRDHVHQANPGLPVVFCSGYSRDELNGRMSFADAGRIIRKPYQRANLLRTVRKVLDGARR, encoded by the coding sequence ATGGCCCGCTCCGTTTTCGTCAGGGTGTTGCGTGACTGGTTAATCCGGCACCGGCTGGCGGCGTTTTTTCCCGGTCTTATGTTGGAGCTTTTTGCGGGCTGGATAGCCACCACAAAACTGGGTAAAGTCACCACCGCCGACGAATGGACCAGTCTCCTGGCCGCCGCCATGCTGGTCAGCGCCACCATGTGGGCGCTGTCCAGCATCCGCAGGGTGACTCTCAGCCTGGTGATTGCCTCTGCAAGCGTGGTCTTGGGCAAATTGCTGGGCATCGCCCGGGAAACAAAATATTTCAATGACTGGCCCCTGATCGGCATAGACAGCGACTACAGCATGATGCTGCCGGGTGTCTGCTTTCTTGTCGGTTTCCTGATCATTCTGTACAACGTCTTCCGGTGGGCCAGCAGCATTTCCCAGGCGAAAAACGAGCTGGAGGAGCGCAACGCGGAGTTGCTCCGCGAAAAAGTGGAGCGCGAGAAGGCGCGGGCGGCGCTCGAGGAGTCGGAGCGGATGCTGCACCTGGTCATCGAGAGCATCCCCGAGGCGGTGTGGTGGAAGGACCTGGAAAGCCGCTACATCGGGTGCAACCAGCACCTCGCCGACATGATGGGGGAGTCCTCCCCCGGGGCGCTTTTCGGCAAAAAGGACTCGGACTATCCCAACTTGACGGACCATGTGGCGGAATACATCGCCGGAGACCGTCAGGTAATCGAAGAGAACAAACCTTTGATCGGGGTGGTTGAGCAGGTGCGTTTTCCGGACGGCGCCGTCAGGCATGTCCGCACCAACAAAGTTCCCCTTCATGACATGACAGGCCATGTAATGGGCGTGCTGGGCACCTGTGAGGACATCACAGAGCGGCGGCAGATGGAGGAGGAGCGCGCCCGGCTGGCCACGGCGCTGGACCAGTCAGACGAGTCCATCATCATCACCGACCCGGGCGGCGTCATTCAGTATGTCAATCCCGCCACGGAGCACAGCACGGGCTACACATCGGAGGAATTGATCGGGCGGACACCGCGCATCCTCCGCACCGACGTGCACTCGGCGGATTTCTACAAGACGCTCTGGGACACCATCCTCCGCGGCGAGGTCTGGCACGGGCTGTTTGTGAACCGGCGCAAGGACGGAACCCTCTACGAGGAGCAGGCCACCATCTCCCCGGTCAGGAACGAGCGGGGCGACATCATCAACTTCGTCGCGCTCAAGCGGGATGTCACCGAGGAGCGCCGCCTTGAGCGACAACTGCGGCAGGCGCAGAAGATGGAGGCCATCGGGCAGCTTGCGGGCGGCATCGCCCATGATTTCAACAACCTGCTCCAGATTGTCAGCGGCTATGTGGAGATGGCGATGGGCGGCGTGCCCCCCGAGGAGAAGGTCGGGCGCCAGTTGCGCAACGCCCATGACGCAATCTCGCGCGGCGCGCGCCTGGTGCGCCAGCTCCTCCTTTTCGGGCGGCAGCAGGTCGTCGAGCCGGAAACCCTCGACCTCAACGTGGTCGTCTCTGAAATGCTCAAAATGCTCCGCCGCATCATCGGCGAGCAGATTGAGCTGGTGTTTAAGCCGAGTTATTCACCGGCGGTCGTTTTCGCGGACCACGGACAGATGGAGCAGGTCCTCATGAACCTGTGCCTCAACGCCCGGGACGCCATGTCCGGCGGCGGCCAAATCACCCTGGAAACGGGGACCATGCGCGTGGACGAGCGCCTCATTGCGGAGTTTCCCTGGGCAAACACCGGTGAGTACATTTTCCTCAGCGTCACAGACACGGGAACCGGCATGCCCCCCGGGGTGGTGGAGCACATCTTCGAGCCGTTTTTCTCCACAAAAGAGGTCGGAAAGGGCACCGGACTCGGCCTGGCCACAGTCTACGGCATCGTCCGCCAGCACAAAGGCGTCATCACAGTGAAAAGCAGCCCCGAGCGGGGAAGCGTCTTCACGCTCTGCCTGCCCGCGGCGGCCGTGGAGAATGACGACATCCCATCGGAGGAGGGCCCCTTCCTGGAAGATGCCTTCGACATTCCGGGCGGCGAGGAAACCCTGCTGGTGGCGGAGGACGAGCCCCTGGTCAGGGAGGTGGCTGTCGAGTTCCTCACCCAGGCGGGGTACAGGGTGTTGACGGCTGGGGACGGCGAGGAAGCCATGCAGGTCTATGACGCGAACGCCGGGGACATCCGGATGATTATCACCGACGTGATCATGCCCAAGGCCAACGGCAGGCAGGTGCGCGACCATGTCCATCAGGCGAATCCGGGCCTTCCGGTGGTCTTCTGCAGCGGGTACAGCCGGGACGAGCTGAACGGACGGATGAGCTTCGCGGACGCGGGCAGAATCATCCGAAAACCCTACCAGCGCGCAAATCTGCTAAGAACGGTGCGCAAAGTGCTGGACGGCGCGCGCCGGTGA
- a CDS encoding amino acid ABC transporter ATP-binding protein codes for MISVEGLTRRFDGHAVLNGISLTIHEGDFVSVIGPSGCGKTTLLRCLNGLELLDSGRLTVAGVTLERENPRTQPDRLFHEKAHRLRAGVGMVFQSLNLFPHKTILDNIILAPMIVKKEPRGTAMDNARRLLEKVGLSRYQDRYPAQLSGGQQQRAAIARALAMNPRVMLYDEPTSALDPELVDEVLEVMRGLDRDGMTQVVVTHEMRFARNASDYIVYMERGEIVEVSGGDEIFTKPKDDRTRRFLRQFIGRGA; via the coding sequence CTGATTTCCGTCGAGGGGTTGACCAGGCGTTTTGACGGGCATGCTGTGCTCAATGGAATCAGCCTCACCATCCATGAGGGTGATTTTGTGTCCGTCATCGGTCCTTCCGGCTGCGGGAAAACCACGCTTTTGCGCTGCCTGAACGGTCTTGAGTTGCTGGACTCGGGCCGGCTCACGGTGGCGGGGGTCACCTTGGAGCGCGAAAATCCGCGCACCCAGCCAGACCGGCTGTTCCATGAAAAGGCGCACCGGCTTCGCGCCGGGGTGGGCATGGTGTTCCAGTCCCTGAATCTTTTTCCGCACAAGACCATACTCGACAACATCATTTTGGCGCCCATGATAGTCAAAAAGGAGCCCAGAGGCACGGCCATGGACAATGCCCGGCGCCTTCTGGAGAAGGTGGGGCTGTCCAGATATCAGGACCGCTATCCCGCGCAGCTCTCGGGCGGCCAGCAGCAGCGCGCGGCCATTGCCCGCGCATTGGCGATGAATCCCAGGGTGATGCTTTATGACGAGCCGACATCGGCTCTGGACCCGGAACTGGTGGACGAGGTGCTGGAGGTGATGCGGGGGCTTGACCGCGACGGCATGACCCAGGTGGTGGTCACCCATGAAATGCGCTTTGCCCGGAACGCCTCGGATTACATTGTGTACATGGAACGCGGCGAGATTGTGGAGGTTTCCGGCGGCGATGAGATTTTCACCAAGCCGAAGG